The Flavobacteriales bacterium genome includes the window TGATGGAGCCGCAATTGATTAAATTGCACACAAAGATACGAATTCATCAGCGAATCAGCGTAAGCGCCCCTGCCTTTCTAAACACCTGACCGTCAAAGGTGTACTCAATTGAGCATGGGTAAATGCCCATAGGCAATTCTTCTCCATCGAATGTGCCGTCCCATCCAATCTGTGGATCGGTCGACTCAAAGATCAAACCTCCCCACCGATCGTAAATAAATAAGGCATAAGACCGGAACAATTGGATAGATTTGTTCTGTAATGCCTGTAAAATATAGCAAACTCAGCGATTACAAAAT containing:
- a CDS encoding gliding motility-associated C-terminal domain-containing protein, producing the protein MFRSYALFIYDRWGGLIFESTDPQIGWDGTFDGEELPMGIYPCSIEYTFDGQVFRKAGALTLIR